A genomic window from Astatotilapia calliptera chromosome 12, fAstCal1.2, whole genome shotgun sequence includes:
- the egr3 gene encoding early growth response protein 3: MTGKLADKIPLTMSSLINTIPDSLYPEEDIPTSMNIFTSTESINHYSQMNTDNIMDLGMGSEKATSEIQYGSSFQSNRSGQTVTYLGKFAFDTPPSGGIGGSGWCSDNNIISLVSAGILGVSPSPGTVTTQTSSSAASMGGQTSDMEQVYGPPLPAYSTCGDLYQDQVSFHHSPATSTPLAYPGNDYHSTSKASMDGSLFSMIPDYNLFHHQGEVGVMEHKPFQTMDPIRVNPPPITPLETIRAFKDKQQIHPGFIGGQQHPPQHHPPPQTLTLKPIRPRKYPNRPSKTPVHERPHACPAENCDRRFSRSDELTRHLRIHTGHKPFQCRICMRSFSRSDHLTTHIRTHTGEKPFSCEFCGRKFARSDERKRHAKVHLKQKDKKPADKSSGAAGSHSSPPSSCGGPTVGTS, from the exons ATGACAGGGAAACTAGCGGACAAGATCCCTCTTACCATGAGCAGTTTAATAAACACGATCCCTGACAGTCTCTACCCAGAAGAGGACATCCCGACGTCTATGAATATTTTCACCAGTACGGAATCCATTAATCACTATTCACAGATGAACACAG ATAATATCATGGATCTGGGCATGGGAAGCGAGAAAGCAACCTCGGAGATTCAGTATGGATCCAGCTTCCAGTCCAACCGCAGCGGGCAGACTGTCACCTACTTGGGGAAGTTTGCCTTTGACACTCCTCCTTCAGGTGGCATTGGTGGCTCTGGCTGGTGCTCTGATAACAATATCATCAGTCTTGTGAGTGCGGGGATCCTCGGTGTTTCTCCATCACCCGGCACAGTAACGACACAAACATCATCCTCCGCAGCAAGCATGGGCGGACAGACGTCAGACATGGAGCAGGTATATGGTCCACCACTGCCTGCTTATTCCACCTGTGGTGACCTGTACCAGGATCAGGTCTCCTTTCACCACAGCCCTGCCACCAGCACCCCTCTAGCCTACCCTGGCAATGACTATCACTCCACATCAAAAGCCTCCATGGATGGCAGTCTTTTCTCCATGATCCCCGACTACAACCTTTTCCACCATCAAGGGGAGGTCGGCGTGATGGAGCACAAGCCCTTTCAGACCATGGACCCCATCCGAGTCAACCCTCCACCCATCACGCCTCTGGAGACCATCAGAGCATTCAAAGACAAGCAGCAAATTCACCCAGGTTTCATCGGCGGGCAGCAGCACCCACCTCAGCACCACCCCCCACCACAGACACTCACCCTAAAACCCATCCGACCACGGAAGTACCCCAACCGTCCCAGCAAAACCCCGGTCCACGAGCGGCCGCACGCCTGTCCGGCAGAGAACTGTGACAGACGCTTCTCGCGCTCAGACGAGCTCACGCGTCACCTCCGCATCCACACGGGTCACAAACCCTTCCAGTGCCGAATATGCATGCGCTCCTTCAGCAGGAGCGACCATCTGACCACACACATTCGCACGCACACGGGTGAGAAACCCTTCTCCTGTGAGTTCTGTGGACGCAAGTTTGCCAGAAGCGACGAGCGAAAGAGACACGCAAAGGTGCACCTGAAACAGAAGGACAAGAAGCCAGCTGACAAGAGCAGTGGGGCAGCTGGGAGCCACAGCTCGCCACCCAGCTCCTGCGGGGGGCCAACTGTGGGAACGTCATGA